The genome window GCCTCTCGCGAGTACTACGTCCCGCCAGACCAGTTCGCCAGTTTCACGGCCGAGCACCCGAACGTGACGGTCGAGTTCCAGATCCAGTCGAACGACGACATGCTCCAGCAGCTGTTGCGGATGCGCGACGCAGGTCAGCAGCTTCCGGACGTGCTCGGCGCCGAGGATGCGTTCCTCATCGAGGCATTCGTCGACGCCGGCCTGATCGAATCCCACGACGAGATCGCGGCCGACTGGCAGGCCGAGGACCCGGAGCAGTACGACCTGCTCCTGCCGCTCGCCTGGGACGAGACGAGTCTCGACGGCGTCAAATACGGGTTGTCGGTCACGGCCAACTTCGATGTCCTCTACTACAACAGCCCTTGGTTCGAGGAGGCTGGCCTGACGCCTCCGTTCGAGACCCTCGACGACGTCCTGGAGGCGATGCGGGCCCTGAAGGCGGCACGACCGGACGGAATCCCGCTGACGGTCCAGGCACAAGCCGGTGAGGGAGTCACGACGCTCAAGACGATGCTCAGCGCGGCGGGCGCACCCTTCGAGGGTGCCGTGCCCGATCTGACGTCTGATGCAGGCGTGTACGTCCTCGACTGGTTCATCCAGGCCTCCAACGAGGGTCTGCTTCCCGAGGAGGCGATCGCCTGGGGTGAGGACCTGTCGAGGGCTGCCTTCGTGTCGGGAGATGCC of Acidimicrobiia bacterium contains these proteins:
- a CDS encoding extracellular solute-binding protein — encoded protein: MITRATTRPRSPGRARRRGLALLLAVGLVFAACGGDGDSTTTAAPGGDTTAAPGEEMTLTVWASREYYVPPDQFASFTAEHPNVTVEFQIQSNDDMLQQLLRMRDAGQQLPDVLGAEDAFLIEAFVDAGLIESHDEIAADWQAEDPEQYDLLLPLAWDETSLDGVKYGLSVTANFDVLYYNSPWFEEAGLTPPFETLDDVLEAMRALKAARPDGIPLTVQAQAGEGVTTLKTMLSAAGAPFEGAVPDLTSDAGVYVLDWFIQASNEGLLPEEAIAWGEDLSRAAFVSGDAGLILDGFTTAGDFNEAPDFDYPDQWNITQVPTATGTGSEGEAISSARTWAVLAGSEHPDEAALILRYISETENLVAAVFEGSVPMRQTEAINDPSLAEYWPFFTEELKQVYLDSAPVPAGPNAGSVEEILEQLFGEIVVGTDMTGAELAAKYQPQLDEA